A DNA window from Macadamia integrifolia cultivar HAES 741 chromosome 4, SCU_Mint_v3, whole genome shotgun sequence contains the following coding sequences:
- the LOC122077040 gene encoding cleavage and polyadenylation specificity factor subunit 6-like, with translation MDPMAEEQLDYGDEEYGGQKLQYQGSGAIPALAEEEMMGEEDEYDDLYNDVNVGDGFLQLHRTEIPVLGGAGSGPQSQKPDVSGSRVTEQGVFENVTIPGVRLEGKDSTMGASLLEQKKGVFMSGKGLEGASGDYPDRLSQKERVMDMGSDVQVGRSGFGQSAAMPAKVGVDPSRVPVKFSGGSLSLPDVGIGASQMPGGSSSLPDAGIGAPQMPAHRIGMNISMNRQVMNENPIRQPVENGSTMLFVSELHWWTTDAELESMLSQFGRVKEIKFFDERASGKSKGYCQVEFFDPAAAAACKEGMNGYVFNGRACAVNVATSQTLKQIGAAYMNKNQVQTQSPSQGRRLVNDGVGRGGGMNFPAGEAGRSYGKVGWGRGGQGVLNRGPGGGGPMRGRGAIGAKNMVGGTGGVGTSASGGPYGQGHASPALGAPAGGMIHPQNMMGTGFDPTYMGRGGAYGGFSGPAFPGMIPSFPAVNTMALPGVAPHVNPAFFGHGMAANGMGMMGTSGMDVQHTGMWTDTNMGGWGGDDHGRRTREPSYSGDDGASNYGYGEASHERGGGGRSNAAPWEKDRGSERDWSGNSDSRHHDERDQDRDRSDKDHRYKEEKDGYRDHRQRERDYYNEDNWDRGQNSSRSRSKSRMMQEEDHRSQTRDAYYGKRRRLPSE, from the coding sequence ATGGATCCTATGGCCGAGGAGCAATTGGATTATGGAGATGAAGAATATGGTGGGCAGAAGCTGCAGTATCAGGGCAGTGGAGCAATCCCTGCTCTCGCCGAAGAGGAGATGATGGGGGAGGAGGATGAGTACGATGATCTCTACAATGATGTCAACGTTGGTGATGGTTTTCTGCAGCTGCACCGCACTGAAATCCCGGTCTTAGGAGGTGCTGGGAGTGGACCACAATCTCAGAAACCTGACGTTTCTGGTTCAAGGGTCACTGAACAGGGTGTGTTTGAAAATGTAACCATCCCTGGAGTTAGGTTGGAGGGTAAAGATTCCACAATGGGAGCGAGTCTTCTGGAGCAGAAGAAAGGAGTGTTTATGTCTGGCAAAGGATTGGAAGGGGCCTCTGGTGATTATCCAGACAGGCTTTCACAGAAAGAGAGGGTTATGGATATGGGTTCTGATGTTCAAGTCGGAAGATCAGGGTTTGGACAATCAGCAGCCATGCCAGCTAAAGTTGGTGTTGATCCTAGTCGGGTTCCAGTAAAATTTTCTGGCGGATCTTTGTCATTGCCAGATGTAGGTATTGGTGCTTCACAAATGCCTGGTGGATCTTCGTCGTTGCCAGATGCAGGTATTGGTGCTCCACAGATGCCTGCCCACCGGATTGGAATGAATATTAGTATGAACCGTCAAGTGATGAATGAAAATCCAATCCGGCAGCCTGTAGAGAATGGTAGCACCATGCTTTTCGTGAGTGAACTGCATTGGTGGACTACCGATGCAGAGCTTGAAAGCATGCTATCTCAATTTGGGAGGGTAAAGGAAATCAAATTCTTTGATGAGAGAGCTAGTGGAAAATCAAAGGGCTACTGTCAAGTGGAATTCTTTGATCCAGCTGCTGCAGCTGCTTGTAAAGAAGGGATGAATGGCTATGTTTTCAATGGTAGAGCTTGTGCGGTGAATGTTGCAACTTCACAGACTTTGAAGCAGATAGGAGCTGCTTATATGAACAAAAACCAAGTGCAGACTCAGTCGCCGTCACAAGGACGGAGACTTGTAAATGATGGGGTAGGGAGAGGTGGTGGAATGAATTTTCCAGCTGGAGAAGCAGGCAGGAGCTATGGGAAGGTTGGATGGGGTCGAGGGGGTCAAGGAGTACTCAATAGGGGTCCGGGAGGTGGAGGACCAATGAGAGGTAGAGGAGCTATTGGAGCAAAAAACATGGTTGGAGGCACTGGGGGAGTTGGAACCAGTGCTAGTGGCGGCCCTTATGGGCAAGGCCATGCCAGTCCTGCCTTGGGGGCCCCAGCTGGTGGGATGATACATCCTCAGAACATGATGGGTACAGGATTTGATCCAACGTACATGGGTCGAGGTGGTGCTTATGGGGGATTCTCAGGTCCTGCTTTTCCTGGTATGATTCCTTCATTTCCAGCTGTTAATACCATGGCACTTCCTGGAGTGGCTCCGCATGTCAACCCAGCTTTCTTCGGCCATGGAATGGCTGCTAATGGAATGGGAATGATGGGTACCAGTGGAATGGATGTTCAGCATACGGGAATGTGGACTGATACAAACATGGGAGGATGGGGAGGGGATGATCATGGAAGAAGGACAAGGGAGCCAAGTTACAGTGGTGATGATGGAGCATCTAATTATGGGTATGGAGAGgcaagccatgaaaggggaggAGGGGGAAGGTCAAATGCTGCCCCCTGGGAGAAGGATAGGGGTTCTGAACGTGATTGGTCTGGGAACTCTGATAGCAGGCATCATGATGAGAGGGACCAGGATAGGGATAGGTCTGATAAGGACCACCgttacaaagaagaaaaagatggttACAGGGACCATCGTCAGAGAGAACGTGACTATTATAATGAGGACAACTGGGATAGGGGGCAGAATTCTTCGAGGTCTCGGAGCAAGTCCCGTATGATGCAAGAAGAAGATCACAGGTCTCAAACAAGGGATGCATACTATGGGAAGAGACGGCGCCTACCATCAGAATGA
- the LOC122077056 gene encoding actin-related protein 3-like, with the protein MDAAASRPAVVIDNGTGYTKMGFAGNVEPCFIIPTAVAVNESFANQSRNSVKGSNWLAQHSAGVMADLDYFIGDEAIARSRSSTTYNLTHPIHHGKVENWDSMERFWQQCIFNYLRCDPEDHYFLLTESPLTAPESREYTGEIMFETFNVPGLYIAVQPVLALAAGYTTSKCEMTGVVVDVGDGATHVVPVADGYVIGSSIKSIPISGKDVTLFIQQLMRERGEHVPPEDSLEIARKVKELYCYTSSDIVKEYNKYDREPSKYIKQWRGIKPKTGAPYSCDIGYERFLGPEIFFNPEIYSSDFTTPLPAIIDKCIQSSPIDTRRALYKNIVLSGGSTMFKDFHRRLQRDLKKIVDARVLASDARLGGDVKSQPVEVNVVSHPIQRFAVWFGGSVLASTPEFYAACHTKAEYEEYGASICRTNPVFKGMY; encoded by the exons ATGGACGCCGCCGCATCTCGTCCCGCTGTTGTCATAGATAACGGCACTGG TTATACCAAGATGGGATTCGCCGGTAACGTTGAACCGTGTTTCATTATCCCTACCGCCGTCGCTGTTAACGAGTCATTCGCGAACCAATCGAGGAATTCTGTGAAGGGCAGCAATTGGCTAGCCCAGCACAGCGCGGGCGTAATGGCCGATCTTGATTATTTCATTGGAGACGAGGCTATTGCACGATCTCGATCCAGTACTACTTACAATCTCACTCACCCAATTCATCATGGTAAGGTGGAGAATTGGGATTCTATGGAGCGCTTCTGGCAGCAGTGTATCTTCAATTATTTGCGTTGTGACCCGGAGGACCATTACTTCCTTCTCACCGAGTCTCCCCTCACTGCTCCTGAGAGTCGAGAGTACACCGGCGAGATTATGTTTGAGACATTTAACGTGCCCGGCCTTTATATTGCGGTGCAGCCAGTGCTTGCTCTTGCCGCTGGGTACACAACCTCAAAG TGTGAAATGACAGGTGTTGTTGTGGATGTTGGAGATGGGGCTACTCACGTTGTACCTGTTGCAGATGGTTATGTTATTGGTAGTAGTATTAAATCTATTCCGATTTCTGGGAAGGATGTCACTCTCTTTATTCAGCAGCTCATGCGG GAAAGAGGAGAGCATGTACCACCAGAGGACTCCTTGGAAATAGCTCGAAAGGTGAAAGAACTGTATTGCTATACTTCTTCAGATATTGTCAAG GAGTACAATAAGTATGACCGAGAACCATCCAAGTACATCAAGCAATGGAGAGGTATTAAACCTAAAACAGGGGCACCATACTCTTGTGACATTGGCTATGAACGCTTTCTTGGCCCTGAG ATTTTCTTTAATCCTGAGATCTACAGCAGTGATTTTACGACTCCTCTACCTGCTATAAtagacaagtgcattcaatcATCACCAATTGACACAAGGAGGGCCCTTTATAAG AATATAGTGTTATCTGGGGGATCAACTATGTTCAAGGACTTCCATAGAAGATTGCAGCGGGATCTGAAGAAAATTGTGGATGCTCGGGTTCTTGCATCCGATGCCCGGCTTGGTGGAGATGTGAAA TCACAACCAGTGGAAGTCAATGTAGTCAGCCATCCCATTCAGCGGTTTGCAGTTTGGTTTGGAGGTTCTGTGCTTGCATCGACGCCTGAATTCTATGCA GCTTGCCATACAAAAGCAGAATATGAGGAGTATGGAGCTAGCATATGTCGTACGAATCCTGTCTTCAAGGGGATGTATTAA